A region from the Aquimarina sp. ERC-38 genome encodes:
- the rpsJ gene encoding 30S ribosomal protein S10 yields MSQKIRIKLKSYDHNLVDKSAEKIVKTVKSTGAVVTGPIPLPTHKKLFTVLRSPHVNKKSREQFQLSSYKRLLDIYSSSSKTIDALMKLELPSGVEVEIKV; encoded by the coding sequence ATGAGTCAAAAAATCAGAATAAAATTAAAGTCATACGATCATAATCTAGTAGATAAGTCTGCAGAGAAAATTGTAAAGACAGTAAAGAGTACCGGAGCTGTAGTAACAGGGCCTATTCCTTTACCAACACATAAAAAATTATTTACGGTATTACGTTCACCACATGTAAATAAAAAATCAAGAGAGCAATTTCAGTTAAGTTCATATAAACGATTATTGGATATTTATAGCTCTTCATCAAAAACTATTGACGCCTTAATGAAACTTGAATTACCAAGTGGAGTAGAGGTCGAAATCAAGGTTTGA
- the rplC gene encoding 50S ribosomal protein L3, which produces MSGLIGKKIGMTSIYDENGKNIPCTVIQAGPCVVTQVRTEEVDGYEAIQLGFDDKADKNATKAALGHFKKAGTAAKRRIVEFQGFEEDFKLGDVLTVEHFIEGEFVDISGTSKGKGFQGVVKRHGFGGVGQATHGQHNRLRAPGSIGAASYPARVFKGMKMAGRMGGEKVKVQNLRVLKVVLDKNLLVVKGCVPGHKNAYVTIQK; this is translated from the coding sequence ATGTCTGGGTTAATTGGAAAAAAGATTGGCATGACTAGTATTTATGACGAGAATGGAAAGAATATTCCATGTACCGTCATACAAGCAGGTCCATGCGTTGTTACCCAAGTCAGAACCGAAGAAGTTGACGGCTACGAAGCAATTCAGCTAGGTTTCGATGACAAAGCAGACAAAAACGCAACTAAAGCGGCCTTAGGTCATTTTAAAAAAGCGGGAACTGCTGCAAAACGTCGAATCGTAGAATTTCAAGGTTTTGAGGAGGATTTTAAATTAGGAGATGTGCTAACTGTTGAACATTTTATTGAGGGAGAGTTCGTAGATATATCCGGAACTTCTAAAGGTAAAGGTTTTCAAGGAGTGGTAAAGCGTCATGGTTTTGGCGGTGTAGGACAAGCAACTCATGGGCAACATAACCGATTAAGAGCACCTGGTTCTATTGGAGCCGCTTCTTATCCCGCTCGTGTTTTTAAAGGTATGAAGATGGCCGGAAGAATGGGCGGAGAAAAAGTAAAAGTTCAAAACCTAAGAGTATTAAAAGTAGTTTTAGATAAAAACCTATTAGTAGTAAAAGGTTGTGTTCCCGGGCATAAAAATGCGTACGTAACAATTCAGAAGTAA
- the rplD gene encoding 50S ribosomal protein L4 — translation MEIAVLDINGKETGRKADLSNEVFGIEPNTHAVYLDVKQYLANQRQGTHKAKERAEITGSTRKIKKQKGTGTARAGSIKSPIFKGGGRIFGPRPRNYSFKLNKNLKKLARKSALSLKATDKQITVIEDFSFDTIKTKNFTNVLNSLGVQDKKTLFVLGESNKNVYLSSRNLKSSEVITYSELSTYKIMNANSLVLLEGSLKGIETNLSN, via the coding sequence ATGGAGATAGCAGTATTAGATATCAACGGAAAAGAAACAGGTAGAAAGGCAGACCTTTCTAATGAAGTTTTCGGTATTGAACCCAATACCCATGCAGTTTATCTGGATGTAAAACAATATTTGGCAAATCAACGTCAAGGTACCCATAAAGCTAAAGAAAGAGCTGAAATTACCGGAAGTACCAGAAAAATAAAGAAACAAAAAGGAACTGGTACGGCAAGGGCAGGTAGTATTAAGTCTCCTATTTTTAAAGGAGGTGGTAGAATTTTTGGTCCAAGACCACGTAATTATTCTTTTAAACTAAATAAAAATTTAAAGAAGTTGGCAAGAAAGTCAGCTTTAAGTTTAAAAGCAACCGATAAACAAATTACAGTAATCGAAGATTTCTCTTTTGATACTATAAAAACAAAGAATTTTACCAATGTTTTAAACTCTTTAGGGGTTCAGGATAAAAAAACCTTGTTTGTGTTGGGTGAGTCAAATAAAAACGTATATTTGTCGTCACGTAATTTAAAGAGTTCTGAAGTTATAACGTATTCTGAATTAAGTACTTATAAGATAATGAATGCAAATAGCTTGGTGCTTTTAGAAGGTTCTTTGAAAGGAATTGAAACGAATTTAAGTAATTAG
- the rplW gene encoding 50S ribosomal protein L23, producing MSILIKPIITEKATSDSELFNRYGFVVDKKANKVEIKKAVEAAYGVSVDKVRTINVRPDRSSKFTKTGMITGKTAAYKKAIVQVADGDVIDLYSNL from the coding sequence ATGAGTATTTTAATTAAACCTATTATTACAGAAAAAGCAACATCGGATAGCGAACTTTTTAACCGTTATGGCTTTGTAGTGGATAAGAAAGCTAATAAGGTAGAAATTAAAAAAGCTGTAGAAGCAGCTTATGGAGTTTCTGTTGATAAAGTTCGAACAATTAATGTTCGCCCGGATCGTAGTTCCAAGTTTACAAAAACAGGAATGATCACTGGTAAAACGGCAGCTTATAAAAAAGCAATCGTACAGGTGGCGGATGGTGATGTAATTGATTTATATAGTAATCTTTAA